The following are encoded in a window of Verrucomicrobiota bacterium genomic DNA:
- a CDS encoding PEP-CTERM sorting domain-containing protein yields the protein MKRVTTLISLCALVLAFAPAALADWDHPVKWDQLDPISGSFAWAQLASQVTADDFLCGETGWITDIEIIADPFRQLAPYPDRTLRITFWSDVPATDVDESHPGDLLWDITVGSADPADPLSLGWKEVADYVASGTELKFKIDLPEDNWFLQTEGNIYWIGIQGPPGFMWAVLSQNAGNSLDDAVTWATGAPGWVHYGWCATAGLQTYEGLLPAGWTSADLSFRLTGTAVPEPASLSLVTMGAALAGLYWRKKRA from the coding sequence ATGAAGAGGGTTACGACACTGATCTCATTGTGCGCTCTTGTCTTGGCGTTTGCCCCTGCGGCGCTCGCGGACTGGGACCACCCGGTCAAGTGGGACCAGCTCGATCCGATCTCCGGCTCCTTTGCCTGGGCGCAGCTCGCCTCGCAGGTAACGGCCGACGACTTCCTGTGCGGCGAGACGGGCTGGATCACCGACATCGAGATCATCGCTGATCCATTCCGGCAACTCGCCCCATATCCCGACAGAACGCTTCGGATCACGTTCTGGTCCGACGTCCCGGCGACGGACGTGGACGAAAGCCACCCGGGCGATCTCCTGTGGGACATCACGGTCGGCTCGGCTGATCCAGCGGACCCACTCAGCCTCGGATGGAAGGAAGTCGCTGATTACGTGGCGAGCGGGACTGAGCTGAAGTTCAAGATCGACCTGCCGGAAGACAACTGGTTCCTTCAGACAGAAGGCAATATCTACTGGATCGGCATTCAGGGCCCGCCCGGATTCATGTGGGCCGTTCTGAGCCAGAATGCCGGCAACTCGTTGGATGATGCCGTCACCTGGGCCACCGGCGCGCCTGGCTGGGTGCACTACGGCTGGTGCGCGACCGCTGGACTCCAGACCTACGAGGGCCTGTTGCCGGCGGGCTGGACGTCGGCCGACCTGTCGTTCCGTCTCACGGGCACGGCGGTTCCCGAGCCAGCTTCGCTCAGCCTCGTGACGATGGGTGCGGCGCTGGCCGGACTGTACTGGCGCAAAAAGCGCGCGTAG
- a CDS encoding TPM domain-containing protein, which translates to MKRSHALYIVALAVLVAILPGCCQQNDHDGTDTNASVPKGDPPFTALTDSWVLDNAGVMETGAIAEAGRICQGLQDDGIAEVVVLIQNGIKHPSDYATHYGRWLRLGKKGLSTAGGNNGVVWLIRPDADEKMTYSIGRGLPRLTSSHMVDIMNAAKEYLNFGNYDTGVLEIVRRTDEQLRHLYSKKGAGQ; encoded by the coding sequence ATGAAACGCTCACATGCACTGTACATCGTTGCGCTCGCTGTCCTGGTGGCGATCCTGCCCGGATGCTGCCAGCAGAACGATCACGACGGGACGGACACGAATGCCTCCGTCCCCAAGGGCGATCCCCCGTTCACCGCGCTGACCGATTCCTGGGTCCTCGATAACGCCGGCGTCATGGAGACGGGCGCCATAGCAGAAGCCGGCCGCATCTGCCAAGGACTCCAGGATGATGGCATCGCCGAGGTCGTCGTGCTCATCCAGAACGGCATCAAGCACCCGTCCGACTACGCCACGCACTACGGCCGCTGGCTCAGGCTTGGTAAGAAAGGCTTGAGCACCGCGGGCGGCAACAACGGCGTCGTCTGGCTGATCCGCCCCGACGCTGATGAGAAGATGACCTACTCGATCGGCCGTGGCCTGCCCAGGCTCACCTCCAGCCACATGGTTGACATCATGAACGCGGCCAAGGAGTATCTGAACTTCGGCAACTACGACACCGGCGTGCTCGAGATCGTGCGCCGGACCGACGAACAGCTCCGACACCTCTACAGCAAGAAAGGAGCAGGACAGTGA
- a CDS encoding beta-galactosidase, protein MRAESEVRQHNGVPWLFINGEPASPHWAYCTPERANSFTRAGIRILTFTFPRSREISLWWRGPGEYDFSTTRRLLDDFACSAPEAWLVPRIHFGYAEMDWFPDRYPEECALALRIDTGEPDRAFVVDGVTRMQHSMASEVWRALAGEALTALIEDCEAHCGDRIIGYHIGGGHTAEWFPWNVVNENSLDDYSEPMRRAFREFLRRKYGTDDGLRKAWHRAEVSLNSAAIPSPQRRANPDAGSFYDPATSRDIIDYQRCYGQETARSAVRMCRVAKDATQGRKITGVFHGYLMTFDTVLCPQRGGHLGFDLVLDSPHVDFVTSPYLYENRGWGGAHYAQSLPRSIQARGKLYVDEIDSPPFGEGKVSGPFARVRLSRKPDQWTQTLRRDWAYNAAMGTAGWWMDLIDAGWYGDEGSVEVLRELVRADALLSGRERGSAAEIAVVLDLDSHAAAAPGPSFQEPFIGFLVQWELARIGAPFDVVLLDDLLKRRAGPYRLLFVPQLAHITDETRTALRQYLNNSNSSVFWLHAPGFLAESDDISGYNMRALCGFNIAIERTTGHLDAAITSYGHWLTRGVAPGTSYGSSSGLADRQQVSLGWTLDATRIGPRATIVDDGVDVLARFETGGAVLAVRESDRRFDVLSTVPAPPTQVLRNAAERAGVHLYTPPGDVVYAGKSFLGVVAGSEGARTIRLPEESHVTDLLTGRVVVERGRSFGLVLLTHHCALFLVE, encoded by the coding sequence ATGCGGGCGGAGTCCGAGGTCAGGCAACACAACGGCGTGCCCTGGCTGTTCATAAACGGTGAACCGGCGTCGCCGCATTGGGCCTACTGCACGCCGGAGCGGGCCAACAGCTTCACGCGCGCGGGCATCCGCATCCTGACCTTCACGTTCCCGCGATCACGCGAGATCAGCCTGTGGTGGAGGGGGCCGGGCGAGTACGATTTCTCGACGACACGCCGGCTGCTCGACGACTTCGCCTGCTCCGCGCCGGAGGCCTGGCTCGTGCCGCGCATCCACTTCGGCTACGCGGAGATGGACTGGTTCCCCGACCGCTATCCCGAGGAATGCGCCCTGGCGCTGCGCATTGACACGGGCGAGCCGGACCGGGCATTCGTGGTGGACGGCGTCACGCGCATGCAACACTCGATGGCATCCGAGGTCTGGCGGGCGCTGGCAGGCGAGGCGCTCACGGCGCTCATCGAGGACTGCGAGGCGCACTGTGGCGACCGGATCATCGGTTACCACATTGGCGGCGGGCACACGGCCGAGTGGTTCCCCTGGAACGTAGTGAACGAGAACTCGCTCGACGATTACAGCGAGCCGATGCGGCGCGCGTTTCGCGAGTTCCTCCGGCGGAAATACGGGACCGACGACGGGCTGCGGAAGGCATGGCATCGAGCCGAGGTGTCGCTCAACTCGGCTGCGATCCCCTCGCCCCAGCGCCGGGCCAATCCGGATGCCGGGTCCTTCTACGATCCGGCGACAAGCCGCGACATCATCGATTACCAGCGCTGCTACGGCCAGGAGACGGCCCGGAGCGCCGTCCGCATGTGCCGCGTGGCCAAGGACGCCACTCAGGGCCGCAAGATCACGGGCGTTTTCCACGGCTACCTCATGACGTTCGACACGGTGCTCTGCCCGCAGCGCGGCGGACACCTCGGCTTCGACCTGGTGCTGGATTCGCCGCATGTGGACTTCGTGACCAGCCCGTACCTGTATGAGAACCGGGGCTGGGGCGGCGCGCACTATGCCCAGAGTTTGCCGCGCTCGATCCAGGCGCGCGGCAAGCTCTATGTGGACGAGATCGACTCGCCGCCCTTCGGCGAGGGGAAGGTGTCAGGGCCGTTCGCCCGCGTTCGGCTCTCCCGCAAGCCCGATCAATGGACGCAGACGCTGCGGCGCGACTGGGCCTACAACGCCGCAATGGGAACCGCGGGATGGTGGATGGACCTGATCGACGCGGGTTGGTACGGCGATGAGGGAAGCGTCGAGGTCCTGCGCGAACTGGTCCGGGCCGACGCACTGCTCAGCGGACGCGAGCGGGGATCGGCCGCCGAGATCGCCGTGGTGCTCGACCTCGACTCCCACGCGGCCGCGGCCCCGGGACCGTCGTTCCAGGAGCCCTTCATCGGCTTCCTCGTGCAGTGGGAGCTGGCCCGCATCGGCGCGCCGTTCGACGTCGTGCTGCTCGATGATCTTCTGAAGAGACGTGCCGGCCCGTACCGCCTGCTCTTTGTGCCGCAGCTCGCCCATATCACGGACGAGACGCGCACAGCTCTCAGGCAGTATCTGAACAATTCGAACAGCTCAGTCTTCTGGCTCCACGCCCCGGGCTTCCTGGCTGAAAGCGATGATATCAGCGGCTATAACATGCGCGCACTGTGTGGCTTCAACATCGCCATCGAACGTACTACTGGACATCTCGATGCCGCGATCACCTCCTACGGGCACTGGCTGACAAGGGGTGTTGCACCTGGGACGTCGTATGGGTCAAGCAGTGGATTAGCTGATCGGCAGCAAGTGTCGCTGGGCTGGACGCTTGACGCGACACGAATTGGACCGCGGGCGACGATTGTGGACGATGGTGTCGACGTGCTGGCACGGTTCGAGACGGGCGGCGCGGTGCTGGCGGTGAGAGAGTCGGACCGGCGATTCGACGTGCTCTCGACGGTGCCGGCGCCGCCGACACAGGTGCTCCGGAACGCCGCCGAACGGGCCGGAGTACACCTGTATACACCGCCGGGCGACGTCGTGTATGCGGGGAAGTCGTTCCTGGGCGTCGTGGCGGGCAGCGAAGGTGCTCGGACCATCCGGTTGCCCGAGGAGTCGCACGTGACAGACCTGTTGACGGGCCGGGTCGTCGTGGAAAGGGGACGCAGCTTCGGGCTTGTTCTGCTCACCCATCACTGCGCGCTGTTCCTTGTCGAGTAG
- a CDS encoding aldo/keto reductase yields the protein MDYVRLGRTGLRVSPLCLGTMNLGPQTSEADSFAIMDRAHELGINFFDTANVYGWKLGVGVTEQIVGRWLAQGGGRREKTVLATKVYGKMGDWPNEQRLSALHIRYACEGSLRRLQTDHIDLYQMHHVDRDTPWEEIWQAMEQLVREGKVLYVGSSNFAGWHIAQAQEAAKARHFMGLVSEQCEYSLFFRMVELEVLPACEGYGLGVIPWSPLAGGLLGGVLEKQGKGRRTSESMQKTIEEKRGTIEKWEALCRELGEKPAGVALAWLLSNRVVTAPIIGPRTLEQLDGAMRALEVKLDAGTLKKLDEIFPGPGGPGPEAWAW from the coding sequence ATGGACTACGTACGATTGGGCCGCACGGGCCTGAGGGTGAGCCCGCTTTGCCTGGGCACGATGAACCTCGGGCCGCAGACGAGCGAGGCGGATTCGTTTGCGATCATGGACCGGGCGCACGAGCTGGGCATCAACTTCTTCGACACAGCCAACGTGTACGGCTGGAAGCTGGGCGTGGGCGTCACCGAGCAGATCGTGGGCCGCTGGCTGGCGCAGGGTGGCGGTCGTCGCGAGAAGACGGTTCTGGCGACGAAGGTCTACGGCAAGATGGGCGACTGGCCCAACGAGCAGAGGCTCTCGGCGCTTCACATCCGGTACGCGTGCGAGGGCAGTCTGCGCCGCTTGCAGACCGACCACATTGACCTGTACCAGATGCATCACGTTGATCGCGACACGCCGTGGGAAGAGATCTGGCAGGCGATGGAGCAGCTCGTGCGCGAGGGCAAGGTGCTCTACGTCGGGAGCAGCAACTTCGCCGGCTGGCACATCGCCCAAGCGCAGGAAGCAGCCAAGGCGCGGCACTTTATGGGCCTCGTTTCGGAGCAGTGCGAGTACAGCCTGTTCTTCCGCATGGTCGAGCTCGAGGTGCTGCCGGCGTGCGAGGGTTACGGCCTCGGCGTGATCCCGTGGAGTCCGCTCGCGGGCGGCCTGCTTGGCGGCGTGCTCGAGAAGCAGGGCAAGGGACGCCGCACGTCGGAAAGCATGCAGAAGACCATCGAGGAGAAACGCGGCACGATCGAGAAGTGGGAGGCGCTCTGCCGCGAGCTGGGTGAGAAACCGGCCGGCGTCGCGTTGGCGTGGCTCCTGTCGAACCGCGTTGTGACCGCGCCCATCATCGGCCCGCGCACGCTCGAGCAGCTCGACGGCGCGATGCGGGCGCTCGAGGTCAAGCTCGACGCTGGGACGCTCAAGAAGCTCGACGAGATCTTCCCCGGCCCCGGCGGCCCGGGCCCTGAAGCGTGGGCGTGGTAG
- a CDS encoding response regulator, which yields MGTIGIRQEVARRLETVLRASKSVVRGLWLDSTLKSSKRLRFSRPLPSAIYARLVDEFVDVLCMALEQNDLEAIERFWPEHAESGRLAEHTHDEAVHVCTTVCRSVSEAVEQAIEGADNAASVRIGLQRLLSWIRDGVEQAPPALPEGPATPPSGFDALVSAAQDLREGLAWTALYDRDVRRSRRLDVLRQMLLEVRGQTPAKAVEAVLRRLHDELNCRLCILVRQTDRHALRLEGIWPVEYAQRELGEAIQLDDSALGALPRGPRGATFRHDTFGDGQAELAGAGVRSVFAAFVPRGKEPAGWLLVGTAGGGAFGAESALPADDTEFVETAAIALGTALDNAALSARLDAAATRLHDLVQAVPEPVLLLNQSGLLLDLSNAAAHLLGAARSDLVRTNLCERGLLGRRDELSTLLAEAGRAPAPLSRLLIGRRTDDSTFRAACSVAALDDGTLVLAFRNITNVVRAAELHRETRNRLRCLLEAPLALALIDACGYVEIANAAFARLLFVGKAPDELVGTDVVNDENAPLACIAGELRGAFEGRPFTTTPFPHTPPGETKPGWLSARGTPVVAAGDDTRVLLVLDDVTEQVLARNDAEASRRNDETASLLTDLARDLNTRLGPVVGHAQMLQQRRMGIGEMAHVNAIERCAQSVRRLVESFIASVRPAAPVPRPCDVNAVVGNACSLAGPLRILVIEPDSETRSMMKKLLAGARHRVVVCSTTDAALQALESSTFDAVIADLGACNSPGALGLSGVDLHAHVAKERPELASRIVFTTAGVCDTRTSAFIHNARCRLITKPFDIHALLAAIAEAVAS from the coding sequence GTGGGAACGATCGGCATACGTCAGGAGGTAGCGCGCCGCCTTGAGACCGTGCTGCGCGCCTCAAAATCCGTGGTGCGCGGCCTCTGGCTCGATTCGACCCTGAAGAGCTCGAAGCGGCTCAGGTTCTCAAGGCCGCTGCCCTCGGCCATCTACGCCCGGCTTGTCGATGAGTTCGTCGACGTGCTGTGCATGGCGTTGGAACAGAACGACCTTGAGGCTATTGAACGGTTCTGGCCCGAACACGCCGAGTCGGGCCGCCTTGCTGAGCACACGCACGACGAGGCCGTCCACGTCTGCACCACTGTCTGCCGCAGCGTCTCTGAGGCCGTCGAGCAAGCCATCGAAGGGGCCGACAATGCCGCGAGCGTCCGCATCGGCCTCCAGCGGCTCCTCTCGTGGATCCGCGACGGCGTTGAACAGGCTCCACCAGCGCTCCCCGAGGGTCCCGCCACGCCTCCGTCCGGCTTCGACGCGCTGGTCTCGGCCGCCCAGGACCTGCGCGAGGGCCTCGCCTGGACCGCGTTGTACGACCGCGACGTGCGCCGTTCGCGCCGCCTCGACGTGCTGCGCCAGATGCTGCTCGAAGTGCGCGGCCAGACGCCGGCGAAGGCGGTCGAGGCCGTCCTGCGCCGACTGCACGATGAGCTCAACTGCCGCCTCTGCATCCTGGTGCGTCAGACCGACCGCCACGCGCTGCGTCTCGAAGGCATCTGGCCGGTCGAGTACGCCCAACGTGAACTTGGCGAAGCGATCCAGCTCGACGACTCGGCGCTCGGCGCCCTGCCCCGAGGCCCGCGCGGCGCCACGTTCAGGCATGACACCTTTGGTGACGGCCAGGCCGAACTGGCAGGCGCCGGCGTGCGGTCCGTCTTCGCCGCCTTCGTCCCTCGTGGTAAGGAGCCGGCCGGATGGCTGCTCGTCGGCACGGCCGGCGGCGGCGCCTTCGGCGCCGAGAGCGCCCTGCCCGCCGACGATACTGAATTCGTCGAGACGGCCGCCATCGCGCTCGGCACCGCGCTCGACAACGCCGCGCTCTCGGCGCGCCTGGACGCCGCCGCCACGCGGCTGCACGATCTCGTCCAGGCTGTCCCCGAGCCGGTCCTGCTCCTCAATCAGTCCGGCCTGCTTCTCGATCTGAGCAATGCCGCCGCCCATCTGCTCGGTGCGGCGCGCTCTGATCTCGTGCGCACCAATCTCTGCGAGCGCGGCCTGCTGGGCCGGCGCGACGAGCTGAGCACCTTGCTTGCCGAGGCGGGCCGTGCCCCCGCGCCGCTGTCGCGGCTCCTGATCGGGCGGCGGACCGACGACTCCACTTTCCGCGCCGCCTGCTCGGTCGCCGCGCTCGACGACGGCACACTCGTGCTCGCCTTCCGCAACATCACGAACGTCGTACGTGCCGCCGAACTCCATCGCGAGACGCGGAACCGCCTGCGCTGCCTCCTCGAAGCGCCGCTCGCCCTGGCCTTGATCGATGCATGCGGCTACGTCGAAATCGCCAATGCCGCGTTCGCCCGGCTCCTCTTCGTGGGCAAGGCGCCCGACGAGCTGGTCGGCACCGATGTCGTCAACGACGAGAACGCCCCGCTCGCCTGCATCGCCGGCGAGCTCCGCGGGGCGTTCGAGGGCCGGCCGTTCACCACCACCCCGTTTCCCCACACGCCGCCGGGCGAGACGAAGCCGGGGTGGCTCTCGGCACGCGGCACGCCGGTCGTTGCCGCGGGCGATGACACCCGCGTTCTTCTGGTCCTCGACGACGTGACCGAGCAGGTCCTCGCGCGCAACGACGCCGAGGCATCGCGCCGGAACGACGAGACGGCTTCGCTCCTTACCGATCTGGCGCGCGACCTCAACACCCGGCTCGGTCCCGTTGTCGGCCACGCCCAGATGCTCCAGCAGCGGCGCATGGGCATCGGCGAGATGGCGCACGTCAACGCCATCGAGCGTTGCGCTCAGAGCGTTCGCCGGCTCGTCGAGTCGTTCATCGCCTCGGTCCGTCCGGCCGCCCCCGTGCCACGGCCCTGCGACGTCAACGCCGTCGTGGGCAACGCGTGCTCGCTGGCCGGGCCACTGCGCATCCTCGTCATCGAGCCGGACAGCGAGACGCGCTCGATGATGAAGAAGCTCCTCGCGGGCGCCCGTCACCGCGTTGTCGTCTGCTCGACGACCGATGCCGCGCTTCAGGCCCTCGAGTCCTCGACGTTCGACGCCGTCATCGCCGACCTGGGGGCGTGCAACTCGCCCGGCGCATTGGGCTTGAGCGGCGTTGACTTGCACGCCCACGTTGCCAAGGAACGCCCCGAGCTTGCCTCGCGCATTGTCTTCACGACGGCTGGAGTCTGCGACACGCGCACGAGCGCCTTCATTCACAACGCCCGCTGCCGCCTCATCACCAAGCCCTTCGACATCCACGCCCTGCTCGCCGCCATCGCCGAGGCGGTAGCGTCCTGA
- a CDS encoding LemA family protein — translation MKALVIIIVILLVVGAVFAFTYVGKYNGLVNRHENSNEGRSKFAAAVNTCSQKMKSVWTLADQEGLLEQETYIGVAQARTAYEGARKAFEAADADKTTSTLDLTKLGAEFGRSLVNVRVAFEAYPQLRTSDTYQKAMAAVEEGFNEIKTALDDWITLCRQYNTYRRSFVTNWFTKQFGWDFPEKIAYYEGGITEPEQVKVTADDINPRTDAPNQ, via the coding sequence GTGAAAGCGCTTGTCATCATCATTGTGATTCTACTCGTGGTGGGCGCGGTCTTCGCCTTCACCTACGTCGGCAAGTACAACGGCCTCGTCAATAGGCACGAGAACTCCAACGAGGGCCGCTCCAAGTTCGCCGCCGCCGTCAACACCTGCTCGCAGAAGATGAAGTCGGTCTGGACGCTCGCCGACCAGGAAGGCCTCCTCGAGCAGGAGACCTACATCGGCGTCGCACAGGCGAGAACGGCTTACGAAGGCGCCCGGAAAGCCTTCGAGGCGGCTGACGCAGACAAGACGACCTCAACCCTCGACCTGACCAAGCTCGGTGCCGAGTTCGGACGTTCCCTCGTGAATGTCCGCGTGGCCTTCGAGGCCTATCCCCAGCTCCGCACGAGCGACACCTACCAGAAAGCCATGGCCGCCGTCGAAGAAGGCTTCAACGAGATCAAAACCGCCCTCGACGACTGGATCACCCTGTGCAGGCAGTACAATACCTACCGCCGTTCGTTCGTCACGAATTGGTTCACCAAGCAGTTCGGCTGGGACTTCCCCGAGAAGATCGCCTACTACGAGGGCGGTATCACCGAACCCGAACAGGTCAAAGTCACCGCCGACGATATCAACCCCAGAACCGACGCGCCGAACCAGTAG